The genomic segment ATGTTATCGATGGTGAAGAGTTGACGATGAGTGAAAAGTTTGCCTGTGTGGAATGTGGTATTAATTTAGAAGAACTGACTCCCCGGATGTTTTCGTTCAACAGTCCTTATGGAGCCTGTCCACAATGTGATGGGTTAGGAGAAAAGCGGGAGTTTGATCCGGATCTAATTCTGGATTGGGAACGTTCTATCAATGATGGTGGAATAATTCCCTGGCGCCATTCTAACGGTAAATATTTTCCCCAGGTTCTGGCTGCTTTGGCTAGGGAATTGGGTTTTAGTCTGGATGTTCCAATTAAAGATTTACCTGAAGAAGTCATTGAGGTTCTTCTTTATGGTTGGGATAGAAAGCTTAAATTTAATTATACTAATTCTTACGGCCGTACTCGCTTGCATGAGACAAGATGGCTTGGGATTATTGGTTATTTAAGACGCCGGATGCAGGAAAATAATACTCCATCTTATCATGCTCAAATGGAACGCTATATGAGTGTTCGGCCATGTCCAGAATGCGGCGGTGCCCGTTTGAGAAAAGAATCTCTGGCTGTAAAAGTGGGCGGGCTTTCTATTTATGATGTGACCTGTTTTTCTGTAAAAGAGGCTTTAGAGTTTTTTGAAAATCTGAAACTGACTGGACGGGAACAGTTGATTGCTGAGCAGATTTTAAAAGAGATCAAATCCAGATTGAGTTTTTTAAATAATGTAGGTCTTGACTATTTGACCCTAAACCGTGCTGCTGGGACTTTATCAGGGGGAGAAGCTCAGCGGATTAGGTTGGCTACACAGATTGGTTCTAAGCTAGTAGGAGTGCTTTATATACTTGATGAACCGAGTATCGGGCTCCATCAAAGGGATAATGATAGGTTGATCAAAACCTTAAAAGATCTACGGGATATTGGTAATACTGTCATTGTTGTAGAACATGATGAGGATACAATCCGAGAGGCTGATTGGGTGATTGATATTGGCCCGGGTGCTGGACGAAATGGTGGTAGAGTGGTGGCTCAGGGTACACCTGAAGACGTGATGAAAGTTGAAGAGTCTATTACTGGCCAATACCTTTCCGGTCAGCGTTTTATTCCTATTCCATCTTCCCGCAAGAAACCCAATGGTAAATATCTGGAGATTAAGGGTGCCAGACAGCATAACCTGAAAAACATAGATGTAAAAATTCCTCTTGGTACTTTTACCTGTATAACCGGTGTTTCCGGTTCCGGAAAAAGTACTCTGATAAACCAGATTCTTCATCGCAAGTTGATGCAGCACTTTTATGATTCGATAGAAAGGCCCGGTGAGCATGATGCTATCCTTGGGCTTGAGCATCTGGATAAAGTAATTACTATCGATCAATCGCCCATTGGGCGGACTCCTCGTTCCAATCCGGCGACCTATACTAAAGTCTTTGACTATATCCGGGATGTATTTGCTTCTACACCGGAAGCAAGGGCCCGGGGGTATAAAAAAGGGCGTTTCTCCTTTAATGTTAAAGGTGGTCGCTGCGAGGCCTGTGCTGGAGATGGAATCATCAAAATCGAGATGCATTTTCTCCCAGATGTTTATGTTCCCTGTGAAGTTTGTGGTGGTAAACGTTATAATCGAGAGACCCTGGAGATTAAATATAAGGGTAAAAATATTGCAGATGTACTGGATATGACAGTAGAAGAAGCATTGGAATTTTTTTCAAATGTACCCCCTATTGCTAGACGGTTGCAGACTTTATATGATGTAGGATTGGGCTATATTAAACTTGGTCAGCCTGCAACAACTCTTTCTGGTGGTGAAGCTCAGAGGATTAAGATTGCTACCGAACTCAGTAAGCAGAGTACGGGTAAAACAATTTATATTCTCGATGAACCAACTACTGGTCTTCATTTTGAGGATGTAAACAAACTTCTTAAGGTGCTCTTTAAATTACGGGAAGGTGGTAATACCGTTTTAGTTATTGAGCATAATTTAGATGTGATTAAATCTGCCGATTATATTATTGATTTGGGGCCAGAAGGTGGAGACCGGGGCGGTCAAATTGTTGCAACAGGAACTCCTGAAGAAGTTGCAGAAAATGAGAACTCTTATACCGGCCAGTTCTTGAAAAAAATTTTGGCTAAAGGTAAATATTCTGAAGATGGGACATTTTATAAAGAAACATCTGTAGTTGGGGCTTAATAGATGTAAAATAGGCAAAGCCAGGATATCTGGCTTTGTCTTAGTACTATTCCACAGAAAATTCTAAAAAAACTCTATAAATTGAGCAGGAAATTATCCTATAATGTAGAATAGTAAATATGACGAATATGTTAAATTTTTTTTTGAAAATTGTGCAAACGTTTGAATCGTTGCGATTAATGGTTATTAATTTCAAGGAGTGAAAATTAGTGGGTGTCACTATTAAAGATGTAGCTAAAGTAGCAAAAGTTTCCCCATCTACCGTTTCTAGAGTCATCGCTGGAAGTGATCGAATTAGTAAAGCTACCCATGAACGGGTTAAAAAGGTAATGGAAGAATTAGGGTATTATCCAAATGCTAATGCCCGAAGTCTGGTTAAAAATACTACGGAGACTATAGGGTTAGTTCTTTCCCGTTCATTAGTAGCTGCTCTGTCAAACCCGTTCTTTCCCGAAATTTTTCGAGGTATTACTTCTGTGACTCAGGAGTTTGGCTATAGTTTGTTACTTAGTAGTAGTAAAGACCATTATCAGGAAGAGAAAGAGGCTTTACGGATGCTTAAAGAACGACGGGTAGACGGGTTATTAATTCTTGCTTCCCGGGTAAATGACTCATTAATACAGAAACTTCAGAAGGGAAAACACGCATTTGTTCTGGTTGGTCGAATTCCGGGTGAAGATAATCTATATTGGGTTAATAATGATAACATTCAGGCAGCAAAGAAAGCTATCTCTTATTTAACCGGATTAGGCCATCGTAAAATCGGACTTTTGGTAGGTTCTTCAGAGTATATAATGTCCCAGGACCGGTTAGAAGGATATAAACAGGGCCTTTTAGAAGCTGAAATTCCTTATGATTCAACATTAGTTGAAGAAGTAGATTTTACAGAAGAGGGCGG from the Anoxybacter fermentans genome contains:
- the uvrA gene encoding excinuclease ABC subunit UvrA — translated: MGKNKIIIRGAKEHNLKNLDLEIPRDKLVVITGLSGSGKSSLAFDTIYAEGQRRYVESLSAYARQFLGQMEKPHVEYIEGLSPAISIDQKTTSKNPRSTVGTVTEIYDYLRLLFARVGHPHCPECGRPVTSQTVSEMVDRIMALGGRTKIQILAPLVRGRKGEHQGVIEMARREGFVRVRVDGEIREVTDEIVLDKNKKHNIEVVVDRLIVKEGIERRLADSLETALKMGEGLVIIDVIDGEELTMSEKFACVECGINLEELTPRMFSFNSPYGACPQCDGLGEKREFDPDLILDWERSINDGGIIPWRHSNGKYFPQVLAALARELGFSLDVPIKDLPEEVIEVLLYGWDRKLKFNYTNSYGRTRLHETRWLGIIGYLRRRMQENNTPSYHAQMERYMSVRPCPECGGARLRKESLAVKVGGLSIYDVTCFSVKEALEFFENLKLTGREQLIAEQILKEIKSRLSFLNNVGLDYLTLNRAAGTLSGGEAQRIRLATQIGSKLVGVLYILDEPSIGLHQRDNDRLIKTLKDLRDIGNTVIVVEHDEDTIREADWVIDIGPGAGRNGGRVVAQGTPEDVMKVEESITGQYLSGQRFIPIPSSRKKPNGKYLEIKGARQHNLKNIDVKIPLGTFTCITGVSGSGKSTLINQILHRKLMQHFYDSIERPGEHDAILGLEHLDKVITIDQSPIGRTPRSNPATYTKVFDYIRDVFASTPEARARGYKKGRFSFNVKGGRCEACAGDGIIKIEMHFLPDVYVPCEVCGGKRYNRETLEIKYKGKNIADVLDMTVEEALEFFSNVPPIARRLQTLYDVGLGYIKLGQPATTLSGGEAQRIKIATELSKQSTGKTIYILDEPTTGLHFEDVNKLLKVLFKLREGGNTVLVIEHNLDVIKSADYIIDLGPEGGDRGGQIVATGTPEEVAENENSYTGQFLKKILAKGKYSEDGTFYKETSVVGA
- a CDS encoding LacI family DNA-binding transcriptional regulator, encoding MGVTIKDVAKVAKVSPSTVSRVIAGSDRISKATHERVKKVMEELGYYPNANARSLVKNTTETIGLVLSRSLVAALSNPFFPEIFRGITSVTQEFGYSLLLSSSKDHYQEEKEALRMLKERRVDGLLILASRVNDSLIQKLQKGKHAFVLVGRIPGEDNLYWVNNDNIQAAKKAISYLTGLGHRKIGLLVGSSEYIMSQDRLEGYKQGLLEAEIPYDSTLVEEVDFTEEGGYYGMEALLDRHPDLTAVFAIDDLLAVGAMKAIKRRGLVIPRDISLIGFNDNPLASYVDPPLTTIRIPIYEMGVKAAQMLIKVIKGEEPEPKQLVLSNEIIIRKSCAPLTN